A portion of the Polaribacter cellanae genome contains these proteins:
- the pyrE gene encoding orotate phosphoribosyltransferase: protein MILNKDTAKKTAELLLQVKAIKLSPKTPFNWASGWKSPIYCDNRVTLSYPPVRIFLKEEIAKIVEQDYGKPDVIAGVATGAIAIGILVAQELGVPFIYVRPEPKKHGRKNQIEGHLESGQNVVVIEDLISTGNSSLNAVAALKEAGAVVKGMVAIFSYGFEVADKNFKEKNVHLSTLSNYENLLEQALDSNYISDKELITLHEWRKNPNEWNQ, encoded by the coding sequence ATGATTTTAAACAAAGATACAGCAAAAAAAACAGCCGAGCTTTTGTTACAAGTAAAAGCAATAAAACTGAGCCCTAAAACACCATTCAATTGGGCTTCTGGCTGGAAATCGCCAATTTATTGCGATAACAGAGTAACGCTTTCCTACCCTCCAGTTCGTATTTTCTTAAAAGAAGAAATTGCTAAGATTGTAGAACAGGATTATGGAAAACCTGATGTTATTGCAGGTGTTGCTACAGGAGCAATTGCAATAGGAATTTTGGTTGCCCAAGAATTAGGTGTTCCATTTATTTATGTGAGACCAGAGCCTAAAAAACATGGTCGTAAAAACCAAATTGAAGGACATTTAGAAAGTGGACAAAATGTGGTTGTTATCGAAGATTTAATTAGCACAGGAAACAGTAGTTTAAATGCAGTTGCTGCTTTAAAAGAAGCTGGTGCAGTTGTAAAAGGAATGGTTGCCATTTTTTCTTATGGTTTTGAGGTTGCTGATAAAAATTTTAAAGAGAAAAATGTACATTTATCTACTTTAAGTAATTACGAAAACTTATTAGAACAAGCATTAGACAGTAATTACATTTCTGATAAAGAACTAATTACATTACACGAATGGAGAAAAAACCCAAATGAGTGGAACCAATAA
- a CDS encoding SRPBCC family protein, translating to MNIDGNTVIVEKSAEEVFNFFSKLENFKEIMPENINKFEVDGESFIFGLPGMPEIRLVLKEKTPYSNITLGAASSKLPFTLAADMQEIAKNKTEVKLTFEGDFNPMMAMMIKKPLTKFVDTLSENIGKL from the coding sequence ATGAATATTGACGGAAATACAGTAATTGTAGAAAAATCGGCAGAAGAGGTTTTTAATTTTTTTAGCAAATTAGAGAATTTTAAAGAAATTATGCCAGAAAACATTAATAAATTTGAGGTCGATGGCGAATCTTTTATTTTTGGGTTGCCTGGAATGCCAGAAATTAGATTGGTACTGAAAGAAAAAACACCATATTCTAATATTACTTTAGGTGCCGCAAGTAGTAAATTGCCTTTTACTTTAGCAGCAGATATGCAAGAAATTGCAAAAAACAAAACTGAAGTAAAACTTACGTTTGAAGGAGATTTTAACCCTATGATGGCAATGATGATTAAAAAACCATTAACGAAGTTTGTAGATACATTATCGGAAAATATTGGTAAACTTTAA
- a CDS encoding DNA cytosine methyltransferase: MKKKTYIDLFAGCGGLSLGLYNTGLWKGHFAIEKSPDAFETFNHNLIENNNHFDWPNWLPKSNHDINAIIKNYPNELKSLRGKIDMVAGGPPCQGFSTAGKRNENDLRNKLIKSYIRFIRQVQPKVIFFENVKGFTQKFDKNKIQGKVYSEYVKSALEYTPKDGKYLGYKVEGRLVDFSEYGVPQKRTRFILVGIRKDIANNTKPTDFFDSIRSEREKFLVNKGIGLTNSLEDAISDLLRINETISPDTASFKAGLYNKPKSEYQKLLKGNYSEKIPDSHRFAKHNPSTIEKFEYILENADKNKTLSDEIKERFNLKKRTIIPLCGSTPTPTITTLPDDYVHYCEPRIFTVREYARIQSFNDWYEFKGKYTTGGKRRTQEVPRYSQIGNAIPPLFGEQSGLVLNKLISK; encoded by the coding sequence TTGAAAAAGAAAACATATATTGATTTATTTGCTGGTTGTGGTGGACTATCATTAGGTTTATATAATACTGGTTTATGGAAAGGTCACTTTGCAATAGAAAAAAGTCCTGACGCATTTGAAACTTTTAACCATAATTTAATTGAAAATAATAATCATTTTGATTGGCCAAATTGGTTACCAAAATCCAACCACGATATTAATGCAATAATCAAGAATTATCCAAATGAGCTCAAATCATTAAGAGGTAAAATTGATATGGTCGCAGGCGGACCACCTTGTCAAGGTTTTTCTACGGCTGGAAAAAGAAATGAAAATGATTTACGAAATAAATTAATTAAATCATACATAAGATTTATTCGTCAAGTACAACCAAAAGTTATCTTTTTTGAAAATGTAAAAGGTTTTACTCAAAAGTTTGATAAAAATAAAATCCAAGGAAAAGTGTATTCTGAATATGTAAAGAGTGCACTAGAATATACTCCAAAAGACGGAAAATATTTAGGCTACAAGGTAGAAGGTCGTCTAGTTGATTTTTCGGAATATGGTGTTCCGCAAAAAAGAACACGTTTCATTTTAGTAGGAATTAGAAAAGATATCGCAAATAATACAAAACCGACAGATTTTTTTGATTCAATAAGAAGCGAAAGAGAAAAATTCCTAGTAAACAAAGGTATTGGTCTAACAAATAGTTTGGAAGATGCAATATCCGATTTATTAAGAATTAATGAAACAATATCACCAGATACAGCTTCTTTTAAGGCAGGTTTATACAACAAACCTAAATCAGAATATCAAAAATTATTAAAAGGAAACTATTCAGAAAAAATCCCTGATAGCCATAGATTTGCAAAACACAATCCTTCTACAATTGAAAAATTTGAATATATACTTGAAAATGCCGATAAAAATAAAACACTATCAGACGAAATAAAAGAAAGATTTAATCTTAAAAAAAGAACTATAATTCCGTTATGTGGATCTACTCCTACTCCAACAATTACCACTTTACCAGATGATTATGTGCATTATTGTGAACCTAGAATTTTTACAGTTCGAGAGTATGCAAGAATACAATCATTCAACGATTGGTACGAGTTTAAAGGTAAATACACAACTGGTGGAAAAAGAAGAACACAGGAGGTTCCTCGTTATTCACAAATAGGCAATGCGATACCACCTCTTTTTGGAGAACAAAGCGGATTGGTTTTAAACAAACTAATTAGCAAATGA
- a CDS encoding SulP family inorganic anion transporter, whose protein sequence is MTDFIKKIIPNAKDDVLAGVTVSLAMIPEVVAFAFVAQISPIVALFGAFMVGIISALFGGRPGLISGAAGAVAVIFVTMIQEGHAKGLLFDNPVENMGYFYLLAAVVLMGIIQVFAGVFKLGKFVRLIPHPVMMGFVNGLAIVIFMAQLGMFKENKKDFFGQNMRKTQSKELIYNVSDNKVKDITSNTVLFTIEGNSIKNSSTGKEVFFLSEGQVFDAKTKKVVFNATDKGFYSVKDKGVVKTTMQGETLYIMIGLVLLTMLIVWGLPKLTTKVPAALTAILIVTLISVFSGLSSINVGDFIRDGGGAGLNGIDEISSKLNILELWSHLPFNLDTLKFIAPYAFLAASVGLIETLMTMNLVDELTESRGNGNRECVAQGAGNIFSGLFGGTGGCGMIGQTVININAGGRGRLSGVMMALTLLTFILFADKYIEQVPIAALVGVMFMMVIETFAWSSFRILKKIPVSDAFVLIIVSAVTVFFDLAIAVFVGVIISALSFAWTSAKKIRARKRFKEDGTKIYEIWGPLFFGSITDFNAKFDVKNDPDTIEIDFVEARVSDHSAIEAIFGLVEKYQAAGKKVTLKHLSEDCKILLYKASPIFTDIIIEDIDDPRYHLAANPEKFPKPLGDYKF, encoded by the coding sequence ATGACTGATTTTATTAAAAAAATAATTCCGAATGCAAAAGACGACGTTTTAGCGGGGGTAACTGTATCTCTTGCAATGATTCCAGAAGTGGTAGCATTTGCTTTCGTTGCACAAATTAGCCCAATTGTAGCTTTGTTTGGGGCTTTTATGGTTGGTATTATTTCTGCACTTTTTGGAGGAAGACCTGGTTTAATTTCTGGTGCTGCAGGTGCTGTTGCCGTAATTTTTGTAACTATGATTCAAGAAGGGCATGCAAAGGGTTTGCTTTTTGATAATCCTGTAGAAAATATGGGCTATTTTTATTTACTAGCAGCTGTAGTTCTAATGGGAATCATTCAAGTTTTTGCAGGTGTTTTTAAATTAGGGAAATTTGTGCGTTTAATACCACATCCAGTAATGATGGGGTTTGTAAACGGTTTGGCAATTGTTATTTTTATGGCGCAATTGGGCATGTTTAAAGAAAATAAAAAAGATTTTTTCGGTCAGAATATGCGTAAAACACAATCAAAAGAGTTGATTTATAATGTTTCTGATAATAAAGTAAAAGATATTACCTCTAACACTGTTTTGTTTACTATTGAAGGAAATTCTATAAAAAATAGTAGCACAGGTAAAGAGGTGTTTTTTCTTTCAGAAGGTCAGGTTTTTGATGCAAAAACTAAAAAAGTTGTGTTTAATGCCACTGATAAAGGTTTCTATTCCGTGAAAGATAAAGGTGTTGTAAAAACAACTATGCAAGGAGAAACCTTGTATATAATGATTGGTTTGGTGTTATTAACCATGCTTATTGTTTGGGGTTTGCCTAAATTAACGACAAAAGTACCAGCTGCATTAACAGCCATTTTAATTGTAACTTTAATTTCTGTTTTTAGCGGATTAAGTTCTATAAATGTTGGTGATTTTATAAGAGATGGAGGAGGAGCAGGTTTAAATGGAATTGATGAAATTTCAAGTAAATTAAATATCTTAGAACTTTGGAGTCACCTTCCTTTTAATTTAGATACCTTAAAATTTATTGCACCTTATGCTTTTTTAGCAGCATCTGTTGGTTTAATAGAAACCTTAATGACCATGAATTTGGTAGATGAATTAACAGAATCTCGCGGAAATGGAAATAGAGAATGTGTTGCACAAGGAGCAGGAAACATTTTTAGCGGTCTTTTTGGAGGAACAGGTGGTTGTGGAATGATTGGACAAACTGTTATTAATATTAATGCTGGTGGTCGTGGACGTTTATCTGGTGTTATGATGGCTTTAACCTTATTAACTTTTATATTATTTGCAGATAAATATATCGAGCAAGTACCAATTGCAGCACTTGTGGGTGTAATGTTTATGATGGTAATTGAAACTTTTGCATGGTCGAGCTTTAGAATCTTAAAGAAAATACCAGTTTCAGATGCTTTTGTGTTAATTATTGTTTCTGCTGTTACCGTGTTTTTTGATTTGGCAATCGCAGTTTTTGTAGGAGTTATTATTTCTGCTCTATCTTTTGCGTGGACAAGTGCCAAGAAAATTAGGGCAAGAAAGCGTTTTAAAGAAGATGGAACAAAAATTTATGAAATTTGGGGACCATTATTTTTTGGAAGTATCACCGATTTTAATGCAAAATTCGATGTTAAAAACGATCCAGATACTATAGAAATTGACTTTGTTGAAGCGCGTGTTTCAGACCATTCTGCCATTGAAGCCATTTTTGGTTTGGTAGAAAAATACCAAGCTGCAGGCAAAAAAGTAACTTTAAAACATTTAAGTGAAGATTGTAAAATATTACTATATAAAGCTTCTCCTATTTTTACGGATATCATTATAGAAGATATAGACGATCCTCGTTATCATTTAGCAGCAAATCCAGAGAAGTTTCCGAAACCTTTGGGAGATTATAAGTTTTAG
- a CDS encoding xanthine dehydrogenase family protein molybdopterin-binding subunit, with amino-acid sequence MSKIQQINRRDFVKLFGLTTGGIILGCNSSTVEKKFKPTINKGFFEPNLFIHLEKNGNVTLIASRSEMGQGIRTSLASAIVDEMEADWKYISVKQATGHEKYGNQNTDGSRSVRTKLEPMRKMGATAKLMLISAAAQKWNVAESACKAENHYIININNNDKIFFGDLVEEASKIKIPAEETLQLKKVEDFKFIGKTLKSVDLKDFTHGTATYGIDVRIPNMKFAAVARCPVTFGTVKNFNKAKAEKVAGVEKIIQLDRLVPPTGKFFGMLGGVAVIANNTWSAFQGKLDLDIEWSPGENESFNTKEFTKTLTERVKKTGKLVPGSRGNVSAAFKDSEQTVEATYHVPFLVHAPMEVPNATAWFQKDKIEVWAPVQDPQTARSELAHFFNIAVENIIVNVTFLGGGFGRKSKSDFVVEAVALSKEINAPVQVVWTREDDIKHSFYHATSVQYLKGGLDKNGKVTGWLQRVGFPSIVSSFKPLSNYASGFELGQGFTNNPYSLENFRLENIKAEANLRIGWLRSVVHIHSGFGINSFVDELAFAAKKDPVQFHLNLLGKDRIIKGKSNYPFNSKRLKDVLNKTAKMANWGKELPKNHGLGVAIHYSFYSYVATIVEVSVKNAKVTIENVWTTIDCGLALNKDNIKNQLEGATIFGMSIALYGKISAKDGAVEQNNFFDYQMTRMKDTPKIYIEIMDKMHEPPTGVGEPGVPVMAPAICNAIFNATGKRVRSLPLVDLGMV; translated from the coding sequence ATGAGCAAAATTCAACAAATAAACAGACGAGATTTTGTAAAATTATTTGGTTTAACAACAGGTGGAATTATTTTAGGTTGTAATTCTTCAACCGTTGAAAAAAAGTTTAAACCCACAATAAATAAAGGCTTTTTTGAACCAAATTTATTCATTCATTTAGAGAAAAACGGAAATGTAACCTTAATTGCTTCTCGTTCGGAAATGGGACAAGGAATTAGAACTTCTTTGGCTTCTGCAATCGTAGATGAAATGGAAGCAGATTGGAAATATATTTCCGTAAAACAAGCCACTGGACACGAAAAATATGGAAATCAGAATACAGATGGTTCCAGAAGTGTACGCACGAAATTAGAGCCAATGCGTAAAATGGGCGCCACTGCAAAATTAATGTTGATTTCTGCTGCCGCACAAAAATGGAATGTTGCAGAGAGTGCTTGTAAAGCTGAGAATCATTATATAATTAACATCAATAATAACGATAAAATTTTCTTTGGAGATTTGGTGGAGGAAGCATCAAAAATTAAAATCCCTGCTGAAGAAACTTTACAACTTAAAAAAGTTGAAGATTTTAAATTTATTGGAAAAACCTTAAAAAGTGTCGATTTAAAAGATTTTACACACGGAACTGCAACTTACGGAATCGATGTTCGCATTCCTAACATGAAATTCGCTGCAGTTGCAAGATGTCCTGTTACTTTTGGAACCGTAAAAAACTTTAATAAAGCCAAAGCTGAAAAAGTTGCAGGTGTAGAAAAAATAATTCAATTAGATAGATTGGTTCCTCCAACAGGAAAATTCTTTGGAATGTTGGGTGGAGTTGCTGTAATTGCAAATAACACATGGTCTGCTTTTCAAGGAAAATTAGATTTAGATATCGAATGGAGTCCTGGAGAAAATGAAAGTTTTAATACGAAAGAATTTACAAAAACACTTACAGAACGCGTAAAAAAAACAGGGAAATTGGTTCCTGGAAGTAGAGGAAATGTAAGTGCCGCTTTTAAGGATTCAGAACAAACTGTAGAAGCTACATATCATGTTCCTTTTTTGGTACACGCTCCAATGGAAGTACCAAATGCGACTGCTTGGTTTCAAAAAGATAAAATTGAAGTTTGGGCGCCAGTACAAGACCCACAAACTGCCAGAAGCGAACTTGCTCACTTTTTTAATATTGCTGTTGAAAATATTATAGTAAATGTTACTTTTTTAGGTGGCGGATTTGGGCGAAAATCAAAGTCTGATTTTGTGGTGGAAGCTGTTGCTTTGTCCAAAGAAATAAATGCGCCAGTTCAAGTGGTTTGGACCCGAGAAGACGATATAAAACATAGTTTTTATCATGCTACAAGTGTGCAATATTTAAAAGGTGGTTTAGATAAAAACGGAAAAGTTACGGGTTGGTTACAAAGAGTTGGCTTCCCTTCTATTGTGTCTTCTTTTAAACCTTTATCTAACTATGCTTCTGGTTTCGAACTTGGGCAAGGTTTTACCAATAATCCTTATTCTTTAGAAAATTTTAGATTAGAAAACATAAAAGCCGAAGCAAATTTAAGAATTGGTTGGTTGCGTTCTGTGGTTCATATTCATAGTGGATTCGGAATTAATTCTTTTGTAGATGAATTGGCTTTTGCTGCCAAAAAAGACCCGGTTCAGTTTCATTTAAATTTGTTAGGAAAAGATAGAATTATCAAAGGAAAATCCAATTATCCTTTTAATTCCAAACGCTTAAAAGATGTTTTAAACAAGACTGCTAAAATGGCAAATTGGGGAAAAGAATTACCCAAAAACCACGGTTTGGGAGTTGCAATTCATTATAGTTTTTATAGTTATGTAGCCACTATTGTAGAAGTTTCAGTAAAAAATGCAAAAGTAACAATAGAAAATGTGTGGACCACCATAGATTGTGGTTTGGCTTTAAATAAAGACAACATTAAAAATCAATTGGAAGGTGCAACTATTTTTGGAATGTCTATTGCTTTGTATGGAAAAATTTCTGCAAAAGATGGCGCAGTTGAACAAAATAATTTCTTCGATTATCAAATGACACGCATGAAAGACACTCCAAAAATTTACATAGAAATTATGGACAAAATGCACGAACCACCCACTGGAGTTGGCGAACCTGGAGTTCCTGTTATGGCACCTGCAATTTGTAATGCTATTTTTAATGCAACTGGAAAACGAGTTCGAAGTTTGCCTTTGGTAGATTTGGGGATGGTTTAG
- a CDS encoding NUDIX hydrolase — MYKVFVNDKPIIITSSQKKENNFPIHILRNTVSDEIVHKLRNRNIKGVNLYTPDLEKGWQEFLHSFKIVTAAGGLVLNDKKEVLFIFRNGVWDLPKGRIEKGEQIEETAIREVEEECGIFDLKIVKPLLTTYHVYFQDGMKLKETFWFLMTSAYSKELVPQLEEGITKVVFKNDEEIVEAFKNTYKNIELVYDTYKEG, encoded by the coding sequence ATGTATAAAGTTTTTGTAAATGATAAACCAATAATTATTACATCTTCTCAAAAAAAAGAAAATAATTTTCCCATTCATATTCTTAGGAATACTGTTTCCGACGAAATCGTACATAAATTAAGAAATAGGAATATAAAAGGGGTAAATTTATATACGCCAGATTTAGAAAAAGGATGGCAAGAGTTTCTACATAGTTTTAAAATAGTTACTGCAGCTGGTGGTTTGGTGTTGAATGATAAAAAAGAAGTTTTATTTATTTTTAGAAATGGTGTTTGGGATTTGCCAAAAGGAAGAATAGAAAAAGGAGAGCAAATAGAAGAAACTGCTATTAGAGAAGTAGAAGAGGAGTGTGGTATTTTCGATTTAAAGATTGTAAAACCCCTATTAACAACCTATCACGTTTATTTCCAAGATGGAATGAAACTAAAAGAAACATTTTGGTTTTTAATGACTTCTGCATACAGTAAAGAGTTAGTACCTCAATTAGAGGAAGGGATTACAAAAGTTGTTTTTAAAAATGATGAAGAAATTGTCGAAGCATTTAAAAATACCTACAAAAATATAGAATTGGTGTACGATACTTACAAAGAAGGGTAG
- a CDS encoding ATP-binding protein, which produces MTNPNELHFKTNVQLKNIIGKDLINDDNIAILELVKNSFDADAKRVNVTYFNLKDNDDELIQSFSEKTSRLIIQDDGLGMDLEDIQDKWLNIAYSEKKSNKTQHNRRMAGAKGVGRFSCDRLGEYLNLYAKTKDDKKYVKLSIDWKLFEIEDEKKEIQSIPLKFEYLSKNEIENLGFKAFENGVLLEVIKLRSSWAYPIKDKSGNTIKWDTEKFVDLKKYLEKLINPNQAFQDDDFGIYISTPEFIKENDLRNEYEKFIGKVENRIFDKLDFKSTSIETRTQDGGKIIYTELKDKGDTIFWLKERNPYYPSIKNVKISIYYLNPYAKAFFTKQTGIQSVNYGSIFLFINGFRISPYGEVGNDWLGLDQRKAQKTRSFLGLRDIIGQIEILDELNDFQIISSREGIVRNDNYKDLTNSERNDSFYYKAHRRLERYVVEGLNWDSSIYDNKDPQFKEIEQKIISGKAKENELIFREDDQTKQKRTYSAIHSIISARVNDVIELYINENLITQKIEEERQKSEREFQQLIEDFDNKKIDSETLGRILQRKAEQNAELEKQLKEFSRYSTNEATTKAILELQNYKKTVEEQTILIEKLQYELDDLKNQKQSAEKTAKEYKDKADKAEVDLSIEKEKNLYLLATRRTLSPDADGLIHTIKINNIEIRDGIENVIDDLTEDDFDINNLIERLGFLKLNAERSLKMSEFVTRSDLKEDIEKKDVDLVSYIQEYISLYGETFSDKISFEFKVNNSYLNKNISVLNLSIILDNLISNSIKWGAENILIEFNNTSDKQLEFVFSDDGDGLSDKFLDKHERIFELSVRDIPLSGMNGSGIGLFYTKNLLNDMNSEIDFIGNNLKLSGASFKLIFNTI; this is translated from the coding sequence ATGACAAATCCAAACGAATTACATTTTAAAACAAATGTTCAGTTAAAAAATATAATTGGTAAAGACCTTATCAATGACGACAACATTGCAATTCTTGAATTGGTGAAAAATTCTTTTGATGCAGATGCAAAAAGAGTTAATGTAACTTATTTCAACCTTAAGGATAATGATGATGAACTTATTCAATCATTTTCGGAAAAAACATCAAGATTAATTATTCAAGATGATGGTTTAGGAATGGATTTAGAGGACATTCAAGATAAATGGTTGAACATAGCTTATTCTGAAAAAAAATCAAACAAGACACAGCATAATAGAAGAATGGCTGGAGCCAAAGGAGTTGGAAGGTTTTCTTGTGATCGACTTGGCGAATATCTAAATCTATATGCAAAAACAAAAGATGATAAAAAATATGTAAAACTTAGTATAGATTGGAAGCTTTTCGAAATTGAAGATGAAAAAAAGGAAATTCAATCTATACCCTTAAAGTTTGAGTACCTATCAAAAAATGAAATTGAAAACCTTGGTTTCAAAGCCTTTGAAAATGGTGTGCTACTGGAGGTTATAAAACTAAGAAGTTCTTGGGCTTATCCAATTAAAGACAAAAGCGGAAATACCATAAAATGGGATACAGAAAAATTCGTTGATTTAAAAAAATATTTAGAAAAACTAATCAATCCTAATCAAGCATTTCAAGATGATGATTTCGGCATTTATATCAGTACACCTGAGTTTATTAAAGAGAACGACTTAAGAAATGAGTATGAAAAATTCATTGGTAAAGTAGAGAATCGAATTTTCGATAAATTGGACTTCAAGTCAACTAGTATTGAAACTAGAACTCAAGATGGAGGTAAAATTATCTATACAGAACTTAAAGATAAAGGTGATACGATTTTTTGGCTAAAGGAAAGAAATCCGTATTATCCGTCAATTAAGAATGTAAAGATTTCCATCTATTATTTAAATCCATATGCTAAAGCTTTTTTCACAAAACAAACTGGAATACAATCAGTTAACTACGGGTCTATATTTTTGTTTATTAATGGATTTAGAATTTCCCCATATGGAGAGGTAGGTAATGATTGGCTCGGATTAGATCAAAGAAAAGCACAAAAAACAAGAAGCTTTCTGGGGCTTAGAGATATCATTGGTCAAATTGAAATTCTTGATGAGCTAAATGATTTTCAAATCATATCCAGTAGAGAAGGAATTGTAAGAAATGATAATTACAAAGATTTAACTAATTCAGAAAGAAACGATAGTTTCTATTATAAAGCACATAGAAGACTTGAAAGATATGTAGTAGAAGGACTTAATTGGGATAGCTCTATTTATGACAATAAAGATCCTCAGTTTAAAGAAATTGAACAAAAAATCATTTCGGGAAAAGCGAAAGAAAATGAATTGATTTTTCGTGAAGATGACCAGACAAAACAAAAAAGAACATATAGTGCGATACATTCAATTATATCTGCTAGAGTTAATGACGTAATAGAATTATATATTAATGAAAATTTAATTACACAAAAGATTGAAGAAGAAAGGCAAAAGTCCGAAAGAGAATTTCAACAGTTAATTGAAGATTTCGATAATAAAAAAATAGACTCAGAAACTTTGGGTCGAATTTTACAACGTAAAGCTGAACAAAATGCAGAATTAGAAAAACAACTCAAGGAGTTTTCTAGATATTCAACCAATGAAGCTACTACAAAGGCAATTCTAGAGTTACAGAATTACAAAAAAACCGTTGAAGAACAAACTATTCTAATAGAAAAACTTCAATATGAATTAGATGATTTAAAAAATCAAAAACAGAGTGCTGAAAAGACTGCTAAAGAATATAAAGATAAAGCTGATAAAGCTGAAGTAGACTTATCAATTGAAAAAGAAAAAAACCTATACCTTCTTGCAACAAGAAGAACTCTAAGTCCAGATGCAGATGGACTAATTCATACCATAAAAATTAATAATATCGAAATAAGAGATGGTATTGAGAATGTAATTGACGATTTAACAGAAGATGATTTCGATATAAACAACCTAATTGAAAGACTAGGTTTTTTAAAACTCAATGCCGAACGCTCATTAAAAATGTCCGAGTTTGTTACTAGATCAGACCTTAAAGAAGATATCGAAAAAAAGGACGTTGATTTAGTATCATATATTCAGGAATATATTTCATTATATGGAGAAACTTTTTCTGATAAGATATCATTTGAATTTAAAGTTAACAACTCATATCTAAACAAAAATATTAGTGTCTTGAATTTATCAATCATACTTGATAATCTAATAAGCAATTCTATCAAATGGGGAGCAGAAAATATTCTGATTGAGTTTAACAACACAAGCGATAAACAATTAGAATTTGTTTTTTCGGATGATGGTGATGGTTTATCTGATAAATTTTTAGACAAACACGAACGCATTTTTGAGCTTTCTGTACGTGACATTCCTTTAAGCGGTATGAATGGGTCTGGTATAGGGTTATTTTACACAAAAAATCTTTTAAATGATATGAATTCTGAAATCGACTTTATAGGTAATAACTTAAAATTATCTGGAGCATCTTTTAAACTTATTTTCAATACAATATGA
- a CDS encoding biotin--[acetyl-CoA-carboxylase] ligase, whose protein sequence is MKIIKLNAIDSTNSFLKEMVTDSVVENFTVVVAESQVNGRGQQDSVWLSEPFKNLTFSVYISFKNFKIQHKKNLLFAVSLAVYGAVKEATNLQISIKWPNDILSGNKKICGILVENSIQKDKIRHSVVGIGLNVNQTNFSEAIYKVSSLKLLTQKNYDLDALLKVIVSKLKERINQLENKQFEQLEGEYLKVLHKKNTPAMYKDSKGVLFMGFISGISKDGLLQIKLEDETIREFGIKEVSFA, encoded by the coding sequence TTGAAAATAATCAAACTTAATGCCATTGATTCTACCAATTCTTTTTTGAAGGAAATGGTTACAGATTCTGTGGTCGAAAATTTCACAGTGGTTGTTGCAGAAAGCCAAGTAAATGGTAGAGGGCAGCAAGATAGTGTTTGGTTGTCTGAACCCTTTAAGAACCTTACTTTTAGTGTGTATATTTCTTTTAAAAACTTTAAAATTCAACATAAAAAAAACTTACTTTTTGCAGTTTCTTTGGCTGTTTATGGAGCTGTAAAAGAAGCAACAAATTTACAGATTTCTATAAAATGGCCAAACGACATTCTGTCAGGAAATAAAAAAATATGTGGAATTTTAGTAGAAAATAGCATTCAAAAAGATAAAATTAGACATTCTGTAGTAGGAATTGGTTTAAATGTGAACCAAACTAATTTTTCTGAGGCAATATATAAAGTAAGTTCTTTAAAATTATTAACTCAAAAAAACTACGATTTAGATGCGTTGTTAAAAGTGATTGTATCTAAATTAAAAGAAAGAATTAATCAATTAGAGAATAAACAGTTCGAACAACTCGAAGGAGAATATTTAAAAGTGTTGCATAAAAAAAACACCCCAGCTATGTATAAAGATAGTAAAGGTGTTTTATTTATGGGGTTTATTTCTGGAATTTCTAAGGATGGTTTGCTTCAAATTAAGTTGGAAGACGAAACCATTAGAGAATTCGGAATTAAAGAAGTGTCTTTTGCTTAA
- the rsfS gene encoding ribosome silencing factor yields MTKKHVSTDDLIAVIIQGIEDVKGENIQLLDLREIENTVCDYFIICSGNSNTQVNAISGSVQKVVSKQLKDKPWHIEGQGNSEWILMDYVNVVVHVFQKHIREFYDIESLWGDAKITEIKPA; encoded by the coding sequence ATGACTAAAAAACATGTAAGCACAGACGATTTAATCGCTGTAATCATTCAAGGTATTGAAGACGTTAAAGGAGAAAATATTCAATTACTAGACTTACGAGAAATAGAAAATACTGTTTGCGATTATTTTATAATCTGCTCAGGAAATTCTAATACACAAGTAAACGCAATTTCTGGTTCCGTACAAAAAGTAGTAAGCAAACAACTTAAAGACAAGCCTTGGCATATAGAAGGGCAAGGAAATTCCGAATGGATTTTAATGGATTATGTAAATGTTGTGGTGCATGTTTTCCAAAAACATATACGAGAATTTTACGACATAGAAAGCCTTTGGGGTGATGCTAAAATTACCGAGATTAAACCAGCCTAA